GCGTGTTGATTTACGGCGTGGCCTCATGGCAAGGCGTGGGGTTCATCGGCGCAGGTCTGGGGATCACGCTCTCTCGCTATCTGGGCGCATTATGTGTCGTACTCGCCCTGACCAAAGGCTTCAACGGCGCGCTGCGCATCCCGTTTCAGAGCTACTTCGCGCCGTTCACCACCACGATTCTCTATGAAGTGCTCAGTATCGGCATTCCAGCCAGCATCGAATCGGTTATGTTTAACGTGGGGAAATTGATCACCCAGCGCTTTGTCGCCGGCATGGGGACCGAGGTCATCGCCGGCAATTTTATTGCCTTTTCTATCGCCGCGCTGATTAACCTGCCAGGTAACGCCCTGGGATCAACCGCTACCATCATTGTCGGGTCGCGTCTGGGTAAAGGGCAACGCATGCAACCGGAACGGCAACTGAAGTATATCTTCTGGCTTTCCAACGTTGGTCTGTGCGCACTGGCATTGTTTTCTGTGCCTACCGCCGGATTGATGGCTTCCATGTACACCAACGAACCTGATGTCATTACCGTAGTTAAACAGTTGATCTGGCTGAACGCGTTGTTCATGCCGATATGGGCCGCATCCTGGGTACTGCCCGCCGGCCTGAAGGGAGCCAAAGACGCCAGCTATACTATGTGGGTCGCGCTGGCTGGCATGTGGGGGTGCCGGGTTATCGCCGGTTATATTCTAGGCATCATGCTGGGATTTGGGGTGATCGGCGTCTGGATGGGGATGTTTCTCGACTGGATCGTCCGTGGCGCGCTGTTTTATCAGCGAATGATCAGCGGCAAATGGTTATGGCGCTATAAACCCTCGGTTAACCAGGACAGGTAAGAAAATCCGCATCCCCACAAACGTATTTAGGGATGCGGCTTTCAATATTTCAATAAGAATAAAATCATCACAGCAGCTAATCATTTGACTAAGGAAATGTCACGTTTCCCTTTATTTTAAATAATTATCATTATCCTGAAATATAAAATCCATTTGACCATGCATATTGGGTCGTGAATACTGCCAAAAACTAATAAGGGTATAAACCCCGCCATCTGGCTAACTAACAGGAGTGAGCAATGAAAAAAACAATTATGGCTATCGGTCTGGCAATCGCAGCGTCTACTGTAGCCCTGCCGTTCGCCAGCCAGGCCGCCGTCAAAGACGAAATGGGCGCCATGGCGAAGAGCTACAAAAGCGCTTCCAGCGCCAATGATGCCGCCACGCTGAAAGCCGATCTACTAAACATGAAGGCCCATGCGACCAAGGCCAAAGCAGACCCGGATTTCAATAAAAGCCCGAATAGTGCGGTGTTTAACGAAGGTCTGGAGAAACTGCTCAAACAAATCGACGCGGCTATCGCGCTGGTTGATGCAGGCAAACTGCAGGAAGCCAAAGCCGCTACGGATGAACTGAAAAAAACCCGCGCCGAGTACCACAAAAAACTGGGCGTGTAATTCACCTGCTACCGCAGCGGTGAGGCTTATTATCACTGCTGCGGCCTTCCTCCTCTTCCTCGCCAGTCATTAATAAAACAACGCAACGACTCTTTTTTCATCGACTTATATCGCGAAATTATTCCTTCCGGCGAAGGTATTAGGAAACCACTGAGCATCATCAGGGAAATAACACGATAACGCATTCACTATGATAATCAACATCATCGGTAGAGGGCGTATTGAAAATTCCGAGAATGAATCAGGTATCTGGACCTACTGTAGAAAATCCACTATAAACTAGAGAGTTTCATCATGTGCAAGTATTGCAATATTGATGAACACACCGACTGAATAGAATAAAACCAATCGCCTATTCTATTTACAGTTAACACTGACACATCGTCATATGAAATGGAGATTCATGTATGCCGCTCTCTTATTTGGATAACAATCCAGTCATCGATAGCAAAAAACACGCCCTACGTAAAAAATTGTTTTTATCTTGTGCCTATTTTGGATTAAGCCTTGCCTGTCTTTCCAGTAATGCCTGGGCGAGCGTTGAACCGTTATCCGTTAACGGTAATAAAATCTACGCAGGTGAAAAAGCCAAAAGTTTTGCCGGCAACAGCTTATTCTGGAGTAATAATGGCTGGGGCGGAGAAAAATTCTATACAGCCGATACTGTTGCATCGCTGAAAAAAGACTGGAAATCCAGCATTGTTCGCACCGCTATGGGCGTTCAGGAAAGCGGTGGTTATCTGCAGGACCCGGCTGGCAACAAGGCCAAAGTTGAAAGAGTGGTGGATGCCGCAATCGCCAACGATATGTATGCGATTATTGACTGGCACTCGCATTCTGCAGAAAACAATCGCAGTGAAGCCATTCGTTTCTTTCAGGAAATGGCGCGCAAATATGGCAACAAGCCGAATGTCATTTATGAAATCTACAACGAGCCGCTTCAGGTTTCATGGAGCAATACCATTAAACCTTATGCCGAAGCCGTAATTTCCGCCATTCGCGCCATTGACCCGGATAACCTGATTATTGTCGGTACGCCCAGCTGGTCGCAAAACGTTGATGAAGCGTCGCGCGATCCAATCAACGCCAAGAATATCGCCTATACGCTGCATTTCTACGCGGGAACCCATGGTGAGTCATTACGCAATAAAGCCCGTCAGGCGTTAAATAACGGTATTGCGCTTTTCGTCACCGAGTGGGGCACCGTTAACGCAGACGGCAATGGCGGAGTGAACCAGACAGAAACCGACGCCTGGGTAACGTTCATGCGTGACAACAACATCAGCAACGCAAACTGGGCGTTGAATGATAAAAACGAAGGGGCATCAACCTATTATCCGGACTCTACAAACCTGACCGAGTCGGGTAAAAAAGTAAAATCGATCATTCAAAGCTGGCCATATAAAGCGGGCAGCGCCGCCAGTGCAACAACCGATCCGTCAACCGATACCACCACTGACACCACCGTTGACGAACCGACCACAACCGACACACCGGCAACCGCTGATTGC
The DNA window shown above is from Dickeya dadantii NCPPB 898 and carries:
- a CDS encoding EmmdR/YeeO family multidrug/toxin efflux MATE transporter codes for the protein MILNTAKQLLSTLRSTSWYKKRHSNRVLFWREITPLAVPIFIEGLCVVLMGIFSTFLVSWLGKEAMAAVGLADSFNMLIIAFFTAVALGTAVVVAFSLGQRNRKQARQAARQSISLLVLISLLLVGLVEFAGQTIIDLIAYNAEPAVKSLALTFLRLTVWGYPALAITLVGCGALRGAGNTRLPMIINIGMNILNILLSGVLIYGVASWQGVGFIGAGLGITLSRYLGALCVVLALTKGFNGALRIPFQSYFAPFTTTILYEVLSIGIPASIESVMFNVGKLITQRFVAGMGTEVIAGNFIAFSIAALINLPGNALGSTATIIVGSRLGKGQRMQPERQLKYIFWLSNVGLCALALFSVPTAGLMASMYTNEPDVITVVKQLIWLNALFMPIWAASWVLPAGLKGAKDASYTMWVALAGMWGCRVIAGYILGIMLGFGVIGVWMGMFLDWIVRGALFYQRMISGKWLWRYKPSVNQDR
- a CDS encoding cytochrome b562, which codes for MKKTIMAIGLAIAASTVALPFASQAAVKDEMGAMAKSYKSASSANDAATLKADLLNMKAHATKAKADPDFNKSPNSAVFNEGLEKLLKQIDAAIALVDAGKLQEAKAATDELKKTRAEYHKKLGV
- a CDS encoding cellulase family glycosylhydrolase; amino-acid sequence: MPLSYLDNNPVIDSKKHALRKKLFLSCAYFGLSLACLSSNAWASVEPLSVNGNKIYAGEKAKSFAGNSLFWSNNGWGGEKFYTADTVASLKKDWKSSIVRTAMGVQESGGYLQDPAGNKAKVERVVDAAIANDMYAIIDWHSHSAENNRSEAIRFFQEMARKYGNKPNVIYEIYNEPLQVSWSNTIKPYAEAVISAIRAIDPDNLIIVGTPSWSQNVDEASRDPINAKNIAYTLHFYAGTHGESLRNKARQALNNGIALFVTEWGTVNADGNGGVNQTETDAWVTFMRDNNISNANWALNDKNEGASTYYPDSTNLTESGKKVKSIIQSWPYKAGSAASATTDPSTDTTTDTTVDEPTTTDTPATADCANANVYPNWVSKDWAGGQPTHNEAGQSIVYKGNLYTANWYTASVPGSDSSWTQVGSCN